DNA sequence from the Methanolobus sp. ZRKC5 genome:
GTTGAAGCCTAAAGTCATTCATCTGGATTTTCAAAAACCGATACTTACCATTCCTAATCTGGCCATCCACATGAACCGCGAGGTCAATAAAGGTGTGGAAATTAAAGTGCAAAAAGAAATGCAACCTCTCTTAACCCAGTTGATCGAAGATGAGATCAAGGACAATTATCTGTTGGATCTGGTCGCGGAGGAAGTTGGAGTCGATCGTGAGAATATTCTGGACATGGACCTGAGTATCTATTGCAGTGAAGAAGGTATGTTGGTGGGAGTCAGAGAGGAATTCATCTCTTGTCCGAGAATCGATGATCTGTCCATGGTGTATGCTGCTATGGAAGCTCTTGTAGGATCAAAGCATAAAAATGGAATCAATATGGTGGCATTCATGGACAATGAAGAGATAGGTTCCATGACCAAACAAGGTGCTGACTCCTTGATGCTGAGAACTATTTTGGAAAGAATCCATATATCAACGGCGAAAACGGAACAGCAGTTCACCCGTCAATTGATGGACACCTTTGTGATCTCAGCTGATGGCGCTCATGGATTGCATCCCAATTACGGTGAAATGAATGATATTACCAACAAGCCTGTAATGAACAAAGGGATGACCATCAAGATTAGTGGCAATCGTTCCTATGCATCGGAAGTTGAAACTATTGCAGCTTTTCAGCAACTGTGTGACAAGGCCGGTGTGAAATATCAAAAATTTGTAAATCATTCGGATCAACCGGGAGGAACGACCTTGGGTCCATTGCTCAGCAAATATATACCTGTTCACGTGGTGGATGCGGGATTGCCGATGTTGGCAATGCATTCAACCAGGGAGCTGATGGGCAAAAAGGACTTCCTGGATTCCATCGAGATATTCAAGACATTTTTCCAATTGGAGGAATGATACAAAAAAGCCGTTTATTTCTCCGGGCTGAATCCTTCTGATGAATTGTAGCTTTTCCCGGAGAATGTTTTTATTTTTCCTGTCACTCATTTTTTCTGTGGAGAACTGAATATGAGAAAGTTCAATGGAATATCATGTACACTAAAAGGGTGTAAGGTTTAGTAAATCCAATTAAAATCTGAGATAAGACATTAAAAGAAAACAAAAAAGATTTCGTCATTATGTGACTTTGCACATAATGAAACACAGATTGGCGGAAACCCCGGGAATTTAACCCGACTGAACGGATTTAGAGTCCATTCGATCAACCTGATCTGATTTCCATGATGATTGGAGTTTTGTATCCACTTCTAAGTGTGAATTAATACTATTTATATTTTACGTACAATGGTATATGCAAAATATGATAATTGTTGCTTGTTGCCGCTTAATAACATTTTATCATCCAGTTAAACGCAAATTATATAGTAAAGGAAAAATGAAGGCTGATGCCTTTTTCATTTTTCCGCTTGTGGAATTCCTGTTCCAAGGAACATGAGTTTTGTTTCAACAGGAGCTCCGCCTTTTTCCATCATTGTGATGTCTTCTCTCTTGATTTCGATACTTACATCTTCTGCTTTGATACCCGAGTTTTCCATATAATCAAGTATTAGCTTATTCCCACGCTCCGTAGCGTATTCGATAGCTTCTGAGTAAAGTGAGAACTCCTTTCTTTCCATTGGAGAGAACACCAGAATAGTCCTCTTCGTTTTCTGGTAGAATGACTTGATAAGTATCTCTACGGTCTTGACACCTTTTCCAACAAGTGCTCCCACTGCATTTCCCACATCTGCATGTTCGGGAACTATAATAGTTGCATCTATCAGCTTGTTAAGTTCTTCCACATAGGCATGCACAGGTCCTCCAAGTAAGACCACCGGTACATTCACTTTGAATTGCGAGAAGAACTCGCCGCGGATTATTTTTTCTATCTCTGATTTTTCAACACCTTTGAACATGAAACTCATAAGGTCCAGTGCCATGTTGATGGCCACTTCTTTTTTGATGTGGATGCAAAGCTCATTTTCGTCCATGGTTGTAAGCCTTGCAAGTATCTTTGCACCTGTAAGTGAGGCTTCCCGGCTCCATATTGTGTACTCTCCAAGCACATGCAGTACATCTGTAGGGGTAAATCCGATGGCCTGGACAAGCCTTTTTTGTATCAATGCATCTATCTGGTCTGCAGATATCGGAGTTTTCATATTCCAGAAGATATCATTAATTGAAACAGGTTCCGTCCCTATTGTTCCAAGAAGCTTTTTTTCAAATTCACTAAGGTTTGGTGCTTCTTTTCCTGTTCTTACAAAGAATTTTGTGGGCTGGATATTCTCTGCAAGAGGAACCCTTGAAGGTGTTCTGCCTGATTTGAGTTGTTCCATGAACCCGGGATATTTTACAGCAGCAAGGCAGAGTGGTATCACCCTGCGAGGTCCGATATTGATATTGCGGTTCTTTATCCATATATGGCTATCTCCACCCATTGCGGAAGTTTCCATACGTATGGCTTTGACTTTTGTGTGCCATCCACCTACCACGGCTCCTGTATCAACAAGTTCGGGTAGACCGTTGTGATTTAGCGAAACATCGGTGCTTGTCCCGCCTACATCAATAACAGCACATGTATCGTTTTTAGAGAGGAAGGATGCTCCCATCAGGCTGGCAGCAGGTCCAGAAAATATTGATTCTATTGGTCTTTCCATGGCTTCATGGATTCCGATGACCGAGCCGTCACATTTGAGCATCATTAATTTTGCATCGATTCCTCTTTTTTCAATATCGGTAATAATAGCATTTATGAATTGGTCCGCTATGGGGAGAAGTTGAGCATTAAGGTATGCAGTAACACCCCTTTCATAGGCTCCAAGATCCTGCGACAGTTCATGACCGCAGACTACCGGAAGGCCTGTAAGTTCGGTTATTAGTTTCTTTACTTTTAGTTCATGGTCAGGGTTTCGAATACTGAAATATGAGGAAATAGCAAATGCGGACACTCTGTCTTTCATTTTCAGGGCATATTCTTTGACAGCTTCAATATCAAGCACTTCGTCTTCGGTTCCTACTACATTGTGTCCTCCATTCACTACAACATAGTCAGTGATAGGCATATTTGCAGGCAGGGTGTGTTTTCCTATAAGGATAAGAGCTACAGGATACCCTGTTTTCTCAAGTATTGTATTGGTGGCAAGAGTTGTGGATACTGATACAAGTTTAATGTCATTCAGGTATTTGCTGTTCAGTCCGTCCATTGCATTCTCTATACCGGTCAGCAGATCAGGATAGGTTGTGAGTGCCTTGTTCGAGTCGATAACTGTTCTGTCCTCATTCCTGATTATCACTGCATCAGTGTAAGTTCCACCGGCATCGATTCCCAGACTATATTGCATTTAATCTACCTCCATTGTTGCCCTATTCTTCCTTGCCTGACCTGTACCCGAAAAAGCGAGTCTTGTTTCCACAGGAAGTCCTCCTTCGTGTGTAATAATATCATTTCGATGCATATCAATGTTTACTCCATCGTTGTCCATTCCTGAATTGATCATATACTTCATGATGAGTTTGGTTCCCATCTCTTCTCCAAATTCCAGAGCTTCGTGGTATGATGAGACCTCTTCCCTTCCTCCAGGGAAAAAAACCACAAAAGATGATGTTTTCAGATTATATTTTGACTCTGTGTAATTTGCTTTTATCAGCACTTCAAGTTTTTTGGAGCCTTTTCCTGCAACCGCACCGACAGCATTTCCAACACTACAATTATCTGGTACAATTATCTGTGCATCTATGAATCTGGCAAGCTCTTTTGAATAGGCACCGACAGGCCCCCCAAGCAGAACAACAGGCAGTTCTACCTTAAATCTTGCAAAGAATTTACCCATAAGGACTTTTTCGATCTCTTCTTTACTGATGCCCTCAAGTAGAAAAGAAATTAGATTCAATGCCATGTTCCTGGCTACATCCTCTTTTATTTGCAGACAAAGCTCGTCCTCATCAATTCCGGCAAGTGTAGCCAGTATACTTGCTCCAAGTAAAGATGCATCTTTGTTCCACTGCGTATATTCTTGAAGAACATGCAGGGCGTCGGTGGGAGTAAATCCAATGGTTTTGATAAGCCTCTTTTGTATCAACAGGTCAAGTGTTCCTGGATTTGGAAGCCTGTTCTCATTCCAGTATATTTCACTGACAGTCAGTGGCCTATCTCCAATCCTTGATAGTAGCTCTTTTTCTGCAGAACTGATATCTGAAGCTTCAAGTCCTGACCTGATGAAGAACTTAGTAGGCTGCAGGTTCTCACCGATCTGGTTACGTAAGATTACCTGGTTTTGTTTGAGCTTTTCAACGATCTCAGGATATTCCACAGCAGCTAAGCAGAGTGGTATAACCCTTCTTGGGCCAATACTGA
Encoded proteins:
- a CDS encoding M18 family aminopeptidase codes for the protein MRKMVNMVNMDYISDFFGFMKKATTAVQTVDAIRERLDAEGFLELNMNEPWTLNASGKYYLTPYPSMLLGFTIGSGQYLTTGVKMIVAHTDNPGFRIKPSPEMNSEGMLTLNVERYGGPILNTWFDRPLSIAGRIAVKSDEVLKPKVIHLDFQKPILTIPNLAIHMNREVNKGVEIKVQKEMQPLLTQLIEDEIKDNYLLDLVAEEVGVDRENILDMDLSIYCSEEGMLVGVREEFISCPRIDDLSMVYAAMEALVGSKHKNGINMVAFMDNEEIGSMTKQGADSLMLRTILERIHISTAKTEQQFTRQLMDTFVISADGAHGLHPNYGEMNDITNKPVMNKGMTIKISGNRSYASEVETIAAFQQLCDKAGVKYQKFVNHSDQPGGTTLGPLLSKYIPVHVVDAGLPMLAMHSTRELMGKKDFLDSIEIFKTFFQLEE
- a CDS encoding hydantoinase/oxoprolinase family protein, with protein sequence MQYSLGIDAGGTYTDAVIIRNEDRTVIDSNKALTTYPDLLTGIENAMDGLNSKYLNDIKLVSVSTTLATNTILEKTGYPVALILIGKHTLPANMPITDYVVVNGGHNVVGTEDEVLDIEAVKEYALKMKDRVSAFAISSYFSIRNPDHELKVKKLITELTGLPVVCGHELSQDLGAYERGVTAYLNAQLLPIADQFINAIITDIEKRGIDAKLMMLKCDGSVIGIHEAMERPIESIFSGPAASLMGASFLSKNDTCAVIDVGGTSTDVSLNHNGLPELVDTGAVVGGWHTKVKAIRMETSAMGGDSHIWIKNRNINIGPRRVIPLCLAAVKYPGFMEQLKSGRTPSRVPLAENIQPTKFFVRTGKEAPNLSEFEKKLLGTIGTEPVSINDIFWNMKTPISADQIDALIQKRLVQAIGFTPTDVLHVLGEYTIWSREASLTGAKILARLTTMDENELCIHIKKEVAINMALDLMSFMFKGVEKSEIEKIIRGEFFSQFKVNVPVVLLGGPVHAYVEELNKLIDATIIVPEHADVGNAVGALVGKGVKTVEILIKSFYQKTKRTILVFSPMERKEFSLYSEAIEYATERGNKLILDYMENSGIKAEDVSIEIKREDITMMEKGGAPVETKLMFLGTGIPQAEK
- a CDS encoding hydantoinase/oxoprolinase family protein — translated: MHYSLGIDAGGTYTDVAIIRDSDGSIVKSNKSLTTYPDLLIGIRNTLDQLDPHYLENVHYVSVSTTLATNSVLEKTGYPVGLILVNDADIPNRAKIENFVLVKGGHNSAGNEVCPLDLDSARNFVLSIKNKVSAFAISSYFSVRNPEHELKIKKLITELTGLPVVCGHELSQDLGAYERGITAYLNAQLIPIASQFMESVTSEIKRRNIDAKIMMLKCDGSVVAINEALKKPIESVFSGPAASLVGAAYLSGNEDCAVIDVGGTSTDVSLIYRGIPQLSEAGAVVGGWQTKVKAIRMETSAMGGDSHVWVRNHVISIGPRRVIPLCLAAVEYPEIVEKLKQNQVILRNQIGENLQPTKFFIRSGLEASDISSAEKELLSRIGDRPLTVSEIYWNENRLPNPGTLDLLIQKRLIKTIGFTPTDALHVLQEYTQWNKDASLLGASILATLAGIDEDELCLQIKEDVARNMALNLISFLLEGISKEEIEKVLMGKFFARFKVELPVVLLGGPVGAYSKELARFIDAQIIVPDNCSVGNAVGAVAGKGSKKLEVLIKANYTESKYNLKTSSFVVFFPGGREEVSSYHEALEFGEEMGTKLIMKYMINSGMDNDGVNIDMHRNDIITHEGGLPVETRLAFSGTGQARKNRATMEVD